Proteins co-encoded in one Haloarcula pelagica genomic window:
- a CDS encoding carbohydrate ABC transporter permease — protein MSTASSRFLSERVRSVGVYVALYGAAAIFLVPYAYMVSTSIKPEQFTFTNQPYWIPPEVTFRWYDAVLAGAPMVQWGINTFIIAATTTVLVVILDSMIAFSLTKLDWPGKRIVFTVIVASFMVPVFANMVPLYTIITDFGLINNPLAVILPFSAMPIGVFLFTQFFSDLPDSVIEAAKLDGFSTFQIYYKIVLPLMKPAIAALSLYTFVYTWNQFLWPLIVLQGQNQFTLPVGIVTMQPTQVFQPGAEMAGTFLAVLPLFVVFLVLQEHLVNAVQMQGTTG, from the coding sequence ATGAGTACTGCAAGTTCACGGTTCCTGTCGGAGCGAGTCCGGTCGGTGGGCGTCTACGTCGCCCTGTACGGCGCAGCGGCCATCTTCCTGGTGCCGTACGCCTACATGGTGTCGACGTCGATCAAGCCAGAGCAGTTCACGTTCACGAACCAGCCCTACTGGATCCCGCCAGAGGTTACCTTCCGGTGGTACGACGCCGTCCTCGCGGGTGCACCGATGGTCCAGTGGGGGATCAACACGTTCATCATCGCGGCGACCACCACGGTGCTCGTGGTCATCCTCGACTCGATGATCGCGTTCTCGCTGACCAAACTGGACTGGCCTGGCAAGCGCATCGTGTTCACCGTCATCGTCGCCTCGTTCATGGTGCCGGTGTTTGCGAACATGGTGCCGCTGTACACGATCATCACCGACTTCGGGCTGATCAACAATCCGCTCGCGGTCATCCTGCCGTTCAGCGCCATGCCCATCGGCGTGTTCCTGTTCACGCAGTTCTTCAGCGACCTGCCGGACTCGGTCATCGAGGCCGCGAAACTCGACGGCTTCTCGACGTTCCAGATCTACTACAAGATCGTCCTGCCCCTGATGAAGCCGGCCATCGCGGCGCTGTCGCTGTACACGTTCGTGTACACCTGGAACCAGTTCCTCTGGCCGCTCATCGTCCTGCAGGGACAGAACCAGTTCACGCTGCCGGTCGGCATCGTCACGATGCAGCCGACGCAGGTGTTCCAGCCGGGGGCCGAGATGGCGGGGACTTTCCTCGCGGTGCTCCCGCTGTTCGTCGTGTTCCTCGTGTTGCAGGAACACCTCGTGAACGCCGTGCAGATGCAGGGGACCACAGGATAA
- a CDS encoding glycoside hydrolase family 2 protein, with translation MSEAHPTAAVATRSISLDGSWLFRCDPDDAGIDDDWASPVTDWDDAETRAVDVPHAWQEHDDLDDYTGAAWYRRTITVEELPDDRDAVLRFGAVDYESSVWVNGQHCGDHRGGYLPFDVDVTDALEPGTNVVTVRVQDPENIDEIPHGKQGDPWYTRVSGIWQSVSLELRPHTRVADARATPDLDADAATIDIEVVGLAADASDHTVRVRVLRDGDGIETSDWVPVTPHDEGATGTASVTVSLEDPDYWHPDDPVLYDFEVDLADGDGLCHTYHDYFGMRSVSFERKQLYLNGDPLFIRGALDQGYYPKTLYRPFEDDLFEREIATAKDLGFNMLRKHIKPAHPDFLEAADRMGILVWEEVANPARYTERSKREVREQARELIDRDFNRPSVVAWSLYNEEWGIGHHHEETYVWDDTEKQETLGELYERASEWDPTRLVCDNSGWAHVATDINDYHQYFASPDRADAWEANLDEIIENPADNYAAEWTEPDETPIVMSEFGTWGLCDTERLIERYDGPPPWFYHSFLIPEEHRGEELDSHHLHLETGVRRSPAGFEERYEQTSLPEMVGGLDALSETWQWRQFVSLKDQIESMRTRDELAGYVITEWTDLEWEFNGILDYFREQKVFHDDFAAVNDALVAVVEPERHVCWAGEPLPVEVSVVNDTGVGGETTVSWAVRDGGDVVDTGETTVDVDAFETTTVDRPVLSLDAADAPRKVTLEVAVEGPAGTTRNEDPLVVVPSRHDAPTDLSLYVEDHDLAERLRGARYPVVDDVVDADVVVSSDDSSAVEEAVADGTPALFLPEGDDLGPRTALFDYRELPPGENWNLASATYAQASPLLDPIADGNRLGWGFEGMYPYAVATDLDGDADDVHVGYIEGWMANWGSPLVFRDVDDATACSCTFRIGQQYGEHPTATYLFDTLVAELAEGGPSDR, from the coding sequence ATGAGTGAAGCACATCCGACAGCAGCGGTCGCGACCCGATCCATCTCGCTCGATGGCTCGTGGTTGTTCCGCTGTGACCCCGACGACGCCGGTATCGACGACGACTGGGCCAGCCCCGTGACGGACTGGGACGACGCCGAGACGCGCGCGGTCGACGTCCCACACGCCTGGCAGGAACACGACGACCTCGATGACTACACCGGCGCGGCCTGGTACCGGCGGACGATCACTGTCGAGGAGCTACCGGACGACCGTGACGCCGTTCTCCGCTTTGGTGCCGTCGACTACGAGAGTTCAGTCTGGGTCAACGGCCAGCACTGTGGCGACCACCGGGGCGGCTACCTCCCCTTCGACGTCGACGTCACCGACGCCCTGGAACCGGGCACGAACGTCGTGACCGTCCGGGTCCAAGACCCCGAGAACATCGACGAGATTCCACACGGCAAGCAGGGCGACCCGTGGTACACTCGGGTCAGTGGTATCTGGCAGTCCGTCTCACTCGAACTGCGTCCACACACGCGGGTCGCCGACGCCCGGGCCACGCCCGACCTCGACGCCGACGCCGCGACGATCGATATCGAGGTCGTCGGACTCGCTGCCGACGCGTCGGACCACACGGTCCGCGTCCGGGTTCTCCGCGACGGCGATGGTATCGAGACGTCCGACTGGGTCCCGGTCACCCCACACGACGAGGGGGCGACCGGCACGGCGTCGGTCACGGTCTCGCTCGAGGACCCCGACTACTGGCACCCAGACGACCCGGTCCTCTACGACTTCGAGGTCGATCTCGCCGACGGCGACGGCCTGTGTCACACCTACCACGACTACTTCGGGATGCGGTCCGTCTCGTTCGAGAGGAAACAGCTCTACCTCAACGGCGACCCGCTGTTCATCCGCGGCGCCCTCGACCAGGGCTACTACCCGAAGACGCTGTATCGCCCCTTCGAGGACGACCTCTTCGAGCGCGAGATCGCGACGGCGAAGGATCTGGGGTTCAACATGCTTCGCAAGCACATCAAGCCGGCCCACCCGGACTTCCTCGAAGCAGCAGACCGCATGGGCATCCTCGTCTGGGAGGAGGTAGCCAACCCCGCCCGGTACACCGAGCGCTCGAAACGAGAAGTCCGTGAGCAGGCACGTGAACTCATCGACCGCGACTTCAACCGTCCCTCGGTCGTCGCCTGGAGCCTGTACAACGAGGAGTGGGGTATCGGCCACCACCACGAGGAGACCTACGTCTGGGACGACACGGAGAAACAGGAGACGCTCGGGGAACTGTACGAACGGGCCAGCGAGTGGGACCCGACCCGCCTCGTCTGTGACAACTCCGGGTGGGCCCACGTCGCGACGGACATCAACGACTACCACCAGTACTTCGCGAGTCCGGATCGGGCCGACGCGTGGGAGGCGAACCTCGACGAGATCATCGAGAACCCGGCCGACAACTACGCCGCCGAGTGGACCGAGCCAGACGAGACGCCCATCGTCATGTCGGAGTTCGGGACGTGGGGGCTCTGTGACACCGAGCGACTGATCGAGCGCTACGACGGGCCACCCCCGTGGTTCTATCACTCGTTCCTCATCCCCGAGGAACACCGCGGCGAGGAACTGGACAGCCACCACCTCCACCTCGAGACGGGCGTCCGCCGGTCGCCCGCCGGGTTCGAGGAGCGCTACGAACAGACCTCGCTGCCCGAGATGGTCGGCGGTCTCGACGCGCTGTCGGAGACCTGGCAGTGGCGACAGTTCGTCTCGTTGAAAGACCAGATAGAGTCGATGCGAACCCGCGACGAACTGGCGGGCTACGTCATCACCGAGTGGACGGACCTGGAGTGGGAGTTCAACGGTATCCTGGACTACTTCCGCGAGCAGAAGGTCTTCCACGACGACTTCGCGGCGGTGAACGACGCGCTGGTCGCCGTCGTCGAGCCGGAACGCCACGTCTGCTGGGCCGGCGAACCACTCCCGGTCGAGGTCTCGGTCGTCAACGACACCGGCGTCGGCGGCGAGACGACCGTCTCCTGGGCCGTCCGGGACGGCGGCGACGTCGTCGACACGGGCGAGACGACCGTCGACGTGGACGCCTTCGAGACGACGACGGTGGACCGACCGGTACTCTCGCTGGACGCAGCGGACGCCCCCCGCAAAGTCACCCTCGAGGTGGCCGTCGAGGGACCAGCGGGAACCACACGGAACGAGGACCCCCTCGTCGTCGTCCCGTCCAGACACGATGCGCCGACCGACCTGTCCCTGTACGTCGAGGACCACGACCTCGCCGAGCGCCTGCGAGGTGCACGCTACCCAGTCGTCGACGACGTGGTCGACGCCGACGTCGTCGTCTCCAGCGACGACTCGTCGGCCGTCGAGGAGGCCGTCGCCGACGGGACCCCGGCGCTGTTCCTCCCCGAGGGGGACGACCTGGGGCCGCGGACCGCGCTGTTCGACTACCGTGAACTGCCCCCCGGCGAGAACTGGAACCTCGCGTCCGCGACCTACGCGCAGGCGAGTCCACTCCTCGACCCGATAGCCGACGGCAACCGGCTCGGCTGGGGCTTCGAGGGCATGTACCCCTACGCCGTCGCGACCGACCTCGACGGCGACGCTGACGACGTCCACGTCGGCTACATCGAGGGCTGGATGGCGAATTGGGGCAGCCCCCTCGTGTTCCGGGACGTCGACGACGCGACGGCCTGTTCCTGTACGTTCCGCATCGGGCAGCAGTACGGCGAACACCCGACGGCGACCTACCTCTTCGATACGCTGGTCGCCGAACTCGCCGAGGGCGGCCCGAGCGACCGCTAG
- the dgoD gene encoding galactonate dehydratase, whose protein sequence is MIQITDYQLYEVPPRWLFLRLETSDGIVGWGEPVVEGRARTVRTAVEELLDTYLLGKDPMRIEDHWQTMYRGGFYRGGPVLMSAIAGIDQALWDIKGKHHDMPVYELLGGKARDRMRVYQWVGGDRPEGVADAAREMVEEGFTALKMNATAELRRVDSPSTVQAAEDRLAAVREAVGDDVDIGVDFHGRVSKSMAKRLATALEPYDPMFIEEPVLPEHNDALPGIAEHTSVPIATGERMYSRWDFKEVLEDGSVDVIQPDLSHAGGITEVKKIADMAEAYDVAMAPHCPLGPIALASCLQVDAVAPNATIQEQSLGIHYNEGTDELAYLEEPTVFEYDDGYVDLPEGPGLGIDVDHDVVRASATDVDWHNPVWHHPDGSVAEW, encoded by the coding sequence ATGATACAAATCACCGACTACCAACTGTACGAAGTACCGCCACGGTGGCTGTTCCTGCGACTGGAGACGAGCGACGGCATCGTCGGCTGGGGCGAACCAGTCGTCGAGGGCCGCGCTCGTACCGTCCGGACGGCCGTCGAAGAACTGCTCGACACCTACCTGCTGGGCAAGGACCCGATGCGCATCGAGGACCACTGGCAGACCATGTACCGCGGCGGGTTCTACCGCGGCGGCCCGGTCCTCATGTCCGCCATCGCCGGCATCGACCAGGCGCTGTGGGACATCAAGGGCAAACACCACGACATGCCGGTCTACGAACTGCTGGGCGGGAAGGCCCGCGACCGGATGCGGGTCTATCAGTGGGTCGGCGGCGACCGACCGGAGGGCGTCGCCGACGCCGCTCGTGAGATGGTCGAGGAGGGCTTTACCGCCCTGAAGATGAACGCCACCGCCGAGCTCCGCCGTGTGGACTCGCCGTCGACCGTTCAGGCCGCCGAGGACCGACTCGCCGCGGTGCGCGAGGCGGTCGGCGACGACGTCGATATCGGCGTCGACTTCCACGGCCGCGTCTCGAAGTCCATGGCCAAACGCCTCGCGACGGCGCTGGAACCGTACGACCCGATGTTCATCGAGGAGCCGGTCCTGCCCGAGCACAACGACGCACTGCCGGGCATCGCCGAGCACACGAGCGTCCCCATCGCGACCGGCGAGCGGATGTACTCCCGGTGGGACTTCAAGGAGGTTCTCGAGGACGGCTCGGTCGACGTCATCCAGCCGGACCTCTCACACGCCGGCGGCATTACCGAGGTCAAGAAGATCGCCGACATGGCCGAGGCCTACGACGTCGCGATGGCGCCCCACTGCCCGCTGGGCCCCATCGCACTGGCGTCGTGCCTGCAGGTCGACGCCGTCGCACCCAACGCGACGATTCAGGAGCAGAGCCTCGGTATCCACTACAACGAGGGCACCGACGAACTCGCCTACCTCGAGGAACCGACGGTCTTCGAGTACGACGACGGTTATGTCGACCTCCCCGAGGGCCCTGGCCTTGGCATCGATGTCGACCACGACGTCGTGCGGGCCAGCGCGACGGACGTCGACTGGCACAACCCCGTCTGGCACCACCCGGACGGGAGCGTCGCAGAGTGGTGA
- a CDS encoding cellulase family glycosylhydrolase produces the protein MTGRDRWTEAQTWDWYREQDWLVGCNYLPSTAVNPTEMWQADTFDPETIDRELGWAADWGMNTVRVFLQYLVWKDDPEGLRERMERFLSIADRHGMTAMPVFFDDVKFSGDEPYLGPQADPLPNTHNSQWTPSPGHDRVVDRSTWPDLADYVRDVVSWFRDDERVCVWDTYNEPGNSDMDQASNPLLAESFTWAREANPSQPITAGVNWDPNRTDQNNIGSREADIVSFHDYSELAFTKERLDDLEDWGRPLLCTEWLARSRDNYVKTHLPVFKERGIGCYTWGFVNGKLQTHLPWSTAQTSIAEAVEDETTDVWFHDLVHDDGTPYREHEFELFQEYVVQDKQTRE, from the coding sequence ATGACAGGACGAGATCGCTGGACCGAAGCACAGACGTGGGACTGGTACCGAGAACAGGACTGGCTCGTCGGGTGTAACTACCTCCCGTCGACCGCCGTCAATCCGACCGAGATGTGGCAGGCCGACACGTTCGACCCGGAGACCATCGACCGGGAGCTGGGCTGGGCCGCCGACTGGGGCATGAACACGGTCCGGGTGTTCCTCCAGTATCTCGTCTGGAAGGACGACCCCGAGGGCCTCCGTGAACGCATGGAGCGGTTCCTCAGTATCGCCGACCGCCACGGTATGACGGCGATGCCGGTGTTCTTCGACGACGTGAAGTTCTCCGGAGACGAACCCTATCTCGGCCCGCAGGCCGATCCACTACCCAACACCCACAACAGCCAGTGGACGCCGAGTCCTGGCCACGACCGTGTGGTCGACCGGTCGACGTGGCCCGACCTGGCCGACTACGTCCGCGACGTGGTGTCGTGGTTCCGCGATGACGAGCGCGTCTGCGTCTGGGACACGTACAACGAACCTGGTAACAGCGACATGGACCAGGCCTCGAACCCGCTCCTCGCAGAGTCGTTCACCTGGGCGCGCGAGGCCAACCCGTCCCAGCCCATCACCGCGGGGGTAAACTGGGACCCGAACCGGACCGACCAGAACAACATCGGCTCTCGAGAAGCCGACATCGTCTCCTTCCACGACTACAGTGAACTGGCGTTCACGAAAGAACGGCTCGATGATCTGGAAGATTGGGGCCGGCCGCTGCTCTGTACGGAGTGGCTTGCCCGGTCGCGGGACAACTACGTGAAGACCCACCTCCCGGTGTTCAAGGAGCGAGGTATTGGGTGTTACACGTGGGGATTCGTCAATGGAAAGCTCCAGACACACCTCCCCTGGAGCACCGCACAGACGTCGATCGCCGAGGCTGTCGAGGACGAGACCACGGACGTGTGGTTCCACGACCTCGTCCACGACGACGGGACCCCCTACCGTGAGCACGAATTCGAACTGTTCCAGGAGTACGTCGTTCAGGACAAGCAGACACGAGAATAG
- a CDS encoding rhodanese-like domain-containing protein, whose product MDGEIGVEELASRLEDDDAAVVDIRSPRAFDQAHIPGSENVPLNRLVDEVERFEGEDRVATVCPHGKSSVQAARLIASYEGFDGTVESFAPGLDGWDGPLEATESDEADEGPAAPF is encoded by the coding sequence ATGGACGGCGAAATCGGCGTCGAGGAACTTGCGTCGCGACTCGAAGACGACGACGCGGCTGTCGTCGACATCCGCTCGCCGCGGGCGTTCGACCAGGCCCACATCCCCGGTAGCGAGAACGTCCCGCTGAACCGCCTCGTCGACGAAGTCGAGCGCTTCGAGGGCGAGGACCGGGTCGCGACGGTCTGCCCGCACGGGAAATCGAGCGTCCAGGCCGCGCGGCTCATCGCCTCGTACGAGGGGTTCGACGGCACCGTCGAGAGTTTCGCGCCGGGCCTGGACGGCTGGGACGGCCCGCTCGAAGCCACCGAGTCCGACGAGGCTGACGAAGGCCCGGCCGCGCCGTTCTGA
- a CDS encoding NUDIX hydrolase yields the protein MTDASEWDWPVVESAAEYETGWYTGGYDRVRQPDGSEKDYYWAELPDAVVVVATTGDELVLVDQFRPTIREQCLELPAGIVEDGESYTTAGERELREETGFAAGGLSLLEEFWCSTGVLRHRRGIVFAEGLEPVDRDLDDNEFLSVTTVPVEDALEVARAEPANDATIEGILLAQAEGLL from the coding sequence ATGACCGACGCGAGCGAGTGGGACTGGCCGGTCGTCGAGTCGGCTGCCGAATACGAAACCGGCTGGTACACCGGCGGCTACGACCGCGTGCGGCAACCGGACGGCTCCGAGAAGGACTACTACTGGGCCGAACTGCCAGACGCCGTCGTCGTCGTGGCGACGACCGGCGACGAACTCGTCCTGGTCGACCAGTTCCGGCCGACGATCCGCGAACAGTGTCTGGAGCTACCCGCCGGAATCGTCGAGGACGGCGAATCCTACACGACCGCGGGCGAGCGGGAACTGCGCGAGGAGACCGGCTTCGCGGCCGGCGGCCTCTCGCTGCTGGAGGAGTTCTGGTGTTCGACCGGCGTGCTCCGGCACCGCCGGGGTATCGTCTTCGCCGAAGGATTGGAACCCGTCGACCGGGATCTGGACGACAACGAGTTCCTCTCGGTGACGACGGTTCCGGTCGAGGACGCACTCGAAGTCGCCCGGGCCGAACCGGCCAACGACGCCACGATCGAGGGTATCCTGCTCGCCCAGGCCGAGGGACTGTTGTAG
- a CDS encoding DUF5809 family protein, protein METEGQFSPSTVEAARDRYASVGPTAQVVVKEVAKAMGLDPEEYERRVTSDVVETARDVLFAESLAVTVGTRREFEEWRADTDHEVTVVGSEHVDNVVWHAPVFVDDAVAATFQDERNAAVGTLRRQAFGRLYREVV, encoded by the coding sequence ATGGAGACCGAGGGGCAGTTCTCGCCGTCGACAGTCGAGGCGGCCCGCGACCGGTACGCGTCGGTCGGGCCGACCGCACAGGTCGTCGTCAAAGAGGTCGCGAAGGCGATGGGGCTCGACCCCGAGGAGTACGAGCGGCGGGTCACGAGCGATGTCGTCGAGACGGCCCGTGACGTGCTCTTCGCCGAGTCGCTCGCGGTCACCGTCGGTACCCGCAGGGAGTTCGAGGAGTGGCGGGCTGACACCGACCACGAGGTCACCGTGGTGGGCTCCGAACACGTCGACAACGTCGTCTGGCACGCGCCGGTCTTCGTCGACGATGCGGTCGCCGCCACCTTCCAGGACGAACGGAACGCGGCCGTCGGGACGTTGCGCCGCCAGGCGTTCGGCCGGCTCTACCGCGAGGTCGTCTGA
- a CDS encoding DUF5810 domain-containing protein: MGYACPVCSDPQADDRHLANHLAFTAITGDAAHEEWLDEHVPDWGSMGETELAPLVVEHAEDTDYPQVFEDTTDDRGQGHGHEHDQERDLPEGSERHRGSRSLSDDDREVLAEARDLTRRMLDEDEGDSADADDASGDETQ; the protein is encoded by the coding sequence ATGGGCTACGCCTGTCCAGTCTGTTCGGACCCACAGGCCGACGACCGTCACCTGGCGAACCACCTCGCGTTCACCGCGATCACCGGCGACGCCGCACACGAAGAGTGGCTCGACGAGCACGTCCCCGACTGGGGCTCGATGGGCGAGACGGAACTGGCGCCCCTCGTCGTCGAACACGCCGAGGACACCGACTACCCCCAGGTGTTCGAGGACACCACCGACGACCGCGGTCAGGGCCACGGCCACGAGCACGACCAGGAACGGGACCTGCCGGAGGGAAGCGAGCGCCACCGCGGATCGCGGTCGCTCAGCGACGACGACCGCGAAGTGCTGGCCGAGGCGCGGGACCTCACCCGGCGGATGCTCGACGAGGACGAGGGCGACAGCGCCGACGCGGACGACGCGTCCGGAGACGAAACCCAGTAG
- a CDS encoding GNAT family N-acetyltransferase, producing MAERADLLEVHRIEQTVFPQPWPFSALESYLGEDGFLVAETDDPTTAPTVAGYVVADAVPNHGTPLGHVKDLAVRPDHRRQGVATALLSRALGVLAATGVRSVKLEVRADNEGAQRLYRAFDFEHRKTIPNYYSNGANAYVMVRLL from the coding sequence GTGGCCGAGCGTGCCGACCTGCTGGAAGTCCACCGGATCGAGCAGACGGTGTTCCCCCAGCCCTGGCCGTTCTCCGCGCTGGAGAGCTATCTGGGCGAGGACGGCTTCCTGGTCGCCGAGACCGACGACCCCACGACGGCCCCGACCGTCGCGGGCTACGTCGTCGCCGACGCCGTCCCGAACCACGGGACACCGCTCGGCCACGTCAAGGACCTCGCGGTCCGGCCCGACCACCGCCGACAGGGCGTCGCCACCGCGTTGCTCTCCCGGGCGCTCGGCGTCCTAGCGGCGACCGGTGTGCGCTCGGTCAAGCTGGAGGTCAGGGCCGACAACGAGGGTGCACAGCGGCTCTATCGGGCGTTCGACTTCGAACACCGCAAGACGATCCCGAACTACTACAGCAACGGGGCCAACGCGTACGTGATGGTCCGGCTGCTGTGA
- a CDS encoding aconitate hydratase, which yields MGQTLTEKILDDHLVEGELTPGEEIGIEIDQVLTQDTTGTLVWLQFEALGLEEVQTELAAQYCDHQTYQFDFKNTDDHRFLRSAAGTFGAHFSRPGNGICHNVHKENFAEPGKTMLGSDSHTPTPGGLGELAIGSGGLDVAVAMGGGAYYIDMPEVVNVRLEGELPDWATAKDVILELLRRLSVKGGVGKVLEYTGPGVETLSVPERTTITNMGTELGATSSIFPTDENTKDYLERLGRGDVYEEFQPDDDAEYHDEIVVDLSELEPLIAEPSMPDNVVPVREVEGVDVEQVMIGSCTNGAYEDILPGAKMLEGRNIDKKTEMIVAPGSKQASEMLAREGWTAEMMAAGVNFSEATCGACIGIGHVPASDSVSLRTFNRNFEGRSGIEDDNVYLCSPEVATAAAIKGEIVDPRDLSDELGDLEAPGLEMPDEYIGNSESDLIAPDEAVDDELIKGPNIGDVPLKDPLEAEVGGEALLKMEDNITTDHIIPATQDILMYRSNVPKLSEFTLSRVDETFAERALESDGGVLVAGENYGQGSSREHAALCPMYLGIESVLAQSFARIHKANLFNFGIVPLEIDEETYTNIEQGDDIEIVDDVAEAVRAGQEEFTIRINDDWEATATLDASAREREILADGGKLPHTKMQHDEGGAAPADD from the coding sequence ATGGGACAGACGCTTACGGAAAAGATTCTCGACGACCACCTCGTCGAAGGGGAGCTGACACCCGGCGAGGAGATCGGTATCGAGATCGACCAGGTGCTCACACAGGACACGACCGGCACGCTCGTCTGGCTCCAGTTCGAAGCGCTGGGCCTCGAAGAAGTCCAGACGGAGCTGGCCGCCCAGTACTGTGACCACCAGACCTACCAGTTCGACTTCAAGAACACCGACGACCACCGGTTCCTCCGGTCGGCCGCCGGGACCTTCGGTGCGCACTTCTCCCGGCCCGGTAACGGCATCTGTCACAACGTCCACAAGGAGAACTTCGCCGAGCCCGGCAAGACGATGCTGGGGTCGGACTCCCACACGCCGACCCCCGGCGGCCTGGGCGAACTCGCCATCGGCTCCGGTGGCCTCGATGTCGCCGTCGCCATGGGTGGCGGTGCCTACTACATCGACATGCCCGAGGTCGTCAACGTCCGCCTCGAAGGCGAACTGCCCGACTGGGCCACCGCCAAAGACGTGATCCTCGAGCTGCTCCGTCGCCTCTCCGTGAAAGGTGGCGTCGGCAAGGTCCTCGAATACACCGGCCCCGGTGTCGAGACCCTCTCGGTCCCCGAGCGGACGACGATCACCAACATGGGGACGGAGCTCGGTGCGACCTCCTCGATCTTCCCGACCGACGAGAACACGAAAGACTACCTCGAACGCCTCGGCCGCGGGGACGTTTACGAGGAGTTCCAGCCCGACGACGACGCCGAGTACCACGACGAGATCGTCGTCGACCTCTCGGAGCTGGAACCGCTCATCGCCGAGCCGTCGATGCCGGACAACGTCGTTCCCGTCCGCGAGGTCGAGGGCGTCGATGTCGAGCAGGTCATGATCGGCTCCTGTACGAACGGCGCCTACGAGGACATCCTCCCCGGCGCGAAGATGCTCGAAGGACGCAACATCGACAAGAAGACCGAGATGATCGTCGCCCCCGGCTCCAAGCAGGCCTCCGAGATGCTGGCCCGCGAGGGCTGGACCGCGGAGATGATGGCGGCCGGCGTCAACTTCTCCGAGGCGACCTGTGGTGCCTGTATCGGCATCGGCCACGTTCCGGCAAGCGACTCCGTCTCGCTGCGGACGTTCAACCGCAACTTCGAGGGCCGCTCCGGTATCGAGGACGACAACGTCTACCTCTGTTCGCCGGAGGTCGCCACCGCGGCGGCCATCAAAGGCGAGATCGTCGACCCGCGTGACCTGTCCGACGAACTGGGCGATCTGGAGGCGCCCGGCCTGGAGATGCCCGACGAGTACATCGGCAACTCCGAGTCGGACCTCATCGCGCCCGACGAGGCCGTCGACGACGAACTCATCAAGGGCCCCAACATCGGCGACGTGCCGCTGAAAGACCCCCTCGAAGCCGAGGTCGGCGGCGAGGCCCTCCTGAAGATGGAGGACAACATCACGACCGACCACATCATCCCTGCCACGCAGGACATCCTGATGTACCGGTCGAACGTGCCGAAGCTGTCGGAGTTCACGCTCTCGCGTGTCGACGAGACCTTCGCGGAGCGCGCGCTCGAATCCGACGGCGGCGTGCTCGTGGCCGGCGAGAACTACGGCCAGGGCTCCTCCCGTGAACACGCGGCGCTGTGCCCGATGTACCTGGGCATCGAGTCCGTGCTGGCCCAGAGCTTCGCCCGCATCCACAAGGCGAACCTGTTCAACTTCGGGATCGTCCCGCTGGAGATCGACGAGGAGACCTACACCAACATCGAGCAGGGCGACGACATCGAGATCGTCGACGACGTGGCCGAGGCCGTCCGCGCCGGACAGGAGGAGTTCACCATCCGGATCAACGACGACTGGGAAGCGACGGCGACGCTGGACGCCTCCGCGCGCGAACGCGAGATCCTCGCCGACGGTGGCAAGCTGCCCCACACGAAGATGCAACACGACGAGGGCGGCGCCGCACCCGCCGACGACTGA
- a CDS encoding deoxyuridine 5'-triphosphate nucleotidohydrolase: MFKSGRFVAERLDDLRAEQVQPNGVDLTLGSVFEQVEPGRIGREGKTVGTRRELDAEDGVYHLDPGGYVVQYGDRVVIPEGHVGFLYPRSSLLRNSCMLDTAVWDAGYEGKGEGLLEVHHPIELERGARIAQLVLAEAAHEGTYEGSYQRENL, encoded by the coding sequence ATGTTCAAGAGCGGGCGGTTCGTCGCCGAACGACTGGACGACCTTCGGGCCGAACAGGTCCAACCCAACGGGGTCGACCTCACGCTCGGGAGCGTCTTCGAACAGGTCGAGCCCGGACGGATCGGTCGGGAGGGCAAGACCGTCGGGACACGCCGGGAACTCGACGCCGAGGACGGCGTCTACCACCTCGACCCGGGCGGGTACGTCGTCCAGTACGGCGACCGCGTCGTCATCCCAGAGGGCCACGTCGGCTTTCTGTACCCCCGGTCGTCGCTGTTGCGCAACTCCTGTATGCTGGATACGGCCGTCTGGGACGCCGGTTACGAGGGGAAAGGCGAGGGGCTGCTGGAGGTCCACCACCCCATCGAACTGGAACGGGGCGCTCGCATCGCCCAGCTCGTCCTCGCGGAGGCGGCGCACGAGGGGACCTACGAGGGGAGCTACCAGCGCGAGAACCTCTGA